In Streptomyces sp. NBC_01439, the following are encoded in one genomic region:
- a CDS encoding SigE family RNA polymerase sigma factor, translating to MADTLLDPAVRPAQIGIIPSRRGPRTPGGGFPVIVPVPPAGPPAGPSAAPARTSVPIRGGLVPAPRDSAETDGSSKSEAVETAEAAETAETAEVVAGTTVDHLTATYQAHYRSLLGLAALLLDDTASCEDVVQEAFIRVHSARNRVRDREKTLAYLRQTVVNLSRSALRRRILGLKLLSKPMPDMASAEEGAYDQLERDDLIRAMRGLQRRQREVLVLRYFADMTEAQVAETLGISLGSVKAYGSRGIAALRVAMEAAQS from the coding sequence GTGGCAGACACACTGCTCGACCCGGCCGTCCGGCCGGCGCAGATCGGGATCATCCCGTCGCGCCGGGGTCCTCGCACGCCCGGTGGCGGTTTTCCCGTGATCGTTCCCGTCCCGCCGGCGGGGCCCCCAGCGGGACCGTCGGCCGCGCCCGCGCGGACCTCCGTACCGATCCGGGGCGGTCTCGTGCCCGCGCCGCGCGACAGCGCTGAGACGGACGGGAGCAGCAAGAGCGAGGCGGTCGAGACGGCTGAGGCAGCCGAGACGGCCGAGACGGCCGAGGTGGTGGCCGGCACCACCGTCGACCACCTCACCGCGACCTACCAGGCGCACTACCGCTCGCTCCTGGGCCTGGCAGCGCTGCTCCTCGACGACACCGCCTCCTGCGAGGACGTGGTCCAAGAGGCCTTCATCCGGGTGCACTCCGCCCGGAACCGGGTCCGCGACCGGGAGAAGACCCTGGCGTACCTGCGCCAGACCGTCGTGAACCTCTCGCGGTCCGCACTGCGCCGCCGCATCCTCGGCCTCAAGCTGCTCTCGAAGCCGATGCCGGACATGGCCAGCGCCGAAGAGGGCGCGTACGACCAGCTGGAGCGGGACGATCTGATCAGGGCGATGCGCGGACTGCAACGCCGCCAGCGCGAGGTGCTGGTACTGCGCTACTTCGCCGACATGACGGAGGCCCAGGTCGCCGAGACGCTCGGCATATCGCTCGGTTCGGTGAAGGCGTACGGATCGCGGGGCATTGCCGCGCTGCGGGTGGCGATGGAGGCTGCGCAGTCATGA
- a CDS encoding aspartate-semialdehyde dehydrogenase produces the protein MTRTRSSGPALAVVGATGAVGSVLLQMLSQRADVWGEIRLIASARSAGRMLAVRAEETEVIALTEDAFDGLGPGDVALFLTPADVSARWAPVVTTRGSVVIDLSAAFREDPEVPLVVPEVNGHAARIRPRGIIAGPDCVTATMIAALGALHSEYSLCDLVVSSYQAASAAGRAGSEVLRRQQSLVAGTSLGEQPGDVRRAVGEDTGPFAAPLALNVVPWSGELRADGWSSHELAVRGETRRILELEQLPVSVTCVQVPVLTGHSLTVRARFEREVEAVHAREILEAAPGVVLVDDPAAGEFPTPVDAAGTDPAWVGRVRASLDDRHALEFFVCADNLRKGAALNATQIAELIAGEFA, from the coding sequence ATGACCCGCACCCGGTCCTCCGGCCCGGCACTCGCCGTGGTCGGGGCGACCGGAGCAGTCGGTTCGGTCCTGCTCCAGATGCTGTCCCAGCGGGCCGACGTCTGGGGCGAGATCCGCCTGATCGCCTCCGCGCGCTCGGCCGGCCGCATGCTGGCCGTCCGCGCGGAGGAGACCGAGGTGATCGCCCTCACCGAGGACGCCTTCGACGGCCTCGGACCGGGCGACGTCGCCCTCTTCCTCACCCCGGCCGACGTCTCGGCCCGGTGGGCCCCCGTGGTCACCACGCGCGGCTCGGTCGTCATCGACCTGTCCGCCGCCTTCCGGGAGGACCCCGAGGTCCCGTTGGTCGTGCCCGAGGTCAACGGGCACGCCGCACGGATCCGGCCGCGCGGGATCATCGCCGGCCCGGACTGCGTGACCGCCACCATGATCGCGGCCCTGGGCGCGCTGCACTCCGAGTACTCCCTCTGCGACCTGGTCGTCTCCTCGTACCAGGCCGCGAGCGCCGCCGGTCGGGCCGGTTCCGAGGTGCTGCGCCGCCAGCAGTCGCTGGTCGCCGGGACCTCCCTGGGCGAGCAGCCCGGTGACGTCCGCCGTGCCGTGGGCGAGGACACCGGCCCCTTCGCGGCCCCGCTCGCCCTCAACGTCGTGCCCTGGTCGGGCGAGCTGCGCGCGGACGGCTGGTCCTCGCACGAGCTGGCGGTACGCGGGGAGACGCGCCGGATCCTGGAGCTGGAGCAGCTCCCGGTGTCGGTGACCTGCGTCCAGGTGCCCGTGCTGACCGGGCATTCGCTGACGGTGCGGGCCCGCTTCGAGCGCGAGGTGGAGGCCGTGCACGCCCGGGAGATCCTGGAGGCCGCGCCCGGCGTGGTGCTCGTGGACGACCCGGCGGCCGGGGAGTTCCCCACCCCCGTGGACGCCGCCGGGACGGATCCTGCTTGGGTGGGGCGGGTGCGGGCCTCGCTCGACGACCGTCACGCCCTGGAGTTCTTCGTGTGCGCCGACAATCTCCGCAAGGGCGCAGCGCTGAATGCCACACAGATTGCGGAACTGATCGCAGGTGAATTTGCGTAA
- a CDS encoding aspartate kinase — translation MGLVVQKYGGSSVADAEGIKRVAKRIVDAKKNGHQVVVVVSAMGDTTDELIDLAEQVSPMPAGREFDMLLTAGERISMALLAMAIKNLGHEAQSFTGSQAGVITDSVHNKARIIDVTPGRIRTALDEGNIAIVAGFQGVSADSKDITTLGRGGSDTTAVALAAALDAEVCEIYTDVDGVFTADPRVVKKAKKIDWISSEDMLELAASGSKVLLHRCVEYARRYNIPIHVRSSFSGLPGTWVSNENPQGDAQVEHAIISGVAHDVSEAKITVVGVPDKPGEAAAIFRAIADAEINIDMIVQNVSAASTGLTDISFTLPKAEGHKAIEALEKAKGAIGFDSLRYDDQIGKISLVGAGMKTNPGVTASFFQALSDAGVNIELISTSEIRISVVTRQDDVNEAVRAVHTAFGLDSDSAEAVVYGGTGR, via the coding sequence TGGATGCCAAGAAGAACGGCCACCAGGTGGTCGTCGTGGTTTCCGCGATGGGCGACACGACGGACGAGTTGATCGATCTCGCCGAGCAGGTATCGCCGATGCCTGCCGGACGCGAATTCGACATGCTGCTGACCGCCGGGGAGCGGATCTCCATGGCCCTGCTGGCCATGGCGATCAAAAACCTGGGCCACGAGGCCCAGTCGTTCACCGGTAGCCAGGCAGGCGTGATCACCGACTCGGTCCACAACAAAGCGCGCATCATCGATGTCACGCCGGGCCGGATCCGCACCGCGCTGGACGAGGGCAACATCGCCATCGTCGCGGGCTTCCAGGGGGTGTCCGCGGACTCCAAGGACATCACCACCCTCGGCCGGGGCGGCTCGGACACCACCGCCGTCGCGCTCGCCGCGGCGCTGGACGCCGAGGTGTGCGAGATCTACACCGACGTCGACGGCGTCTTCACCGCGGACCCCCGCGTCGTGAAGAAGGCCAAGAAGATCGACTGGATCTCCTCCGAGGACATGCTGGAGCTCGCGGCCTCCGGTTCCAAGGTGCTGCTGCACCGTTGCGTCGAGTACGCGCGCCGCTACAACATTCCGATCCACGTCCGCTCGTCCTTCTCCGGACTGCCGGGCACCTGGGTCAGCAACGAGAATCCGCAAGGGGACGCGCAGGTGGAGCACGCCATCATCTCCGGAGTCGCGCACGACGTCTCCGAAGCCAAGATCACGGTCGTCGGTGTCCCGGACAAGCCGGGCGAGGCCGCGGCGATCTTCCGCGCCATCGCGGACGCCGAGATCAACATCGACATGATCGTGCAGAACGTCTCCGCGGCCTCCACGGGCCTCACGGACATCTCCTTCACGCTCCCCAAGGCCGAGGGTCACAAGGCCATCGAGGCGCTGGAGAAGGCGAAGGGCGCGATCGGCTTCGACTCCCTGCGCTACGACGACCAGATCGGCAAGATCTCCCTGGTCGGCGCGGGCATGAAGACGAACCCGGGCGTCACCGCATCCTTCTTCCAGGCGCTGTCCGACGCGGGCGTGAACATCGAGCTGATCTCGACCTCCGAGATCCGCATCTCGGTCGTCACCCGCCAGGACGACGTCAACGAAGCCGTCCGCGCCGTGCACACGGCCTTCGGCCTCGACTCCGACAGCGCCGAAGCGGTCGTCTACGGAGGCACCGGACGATGA